Part of the Bradyrhizobium sp. AZCC 1721 genome, CGCCACCGTGTTGAGCTTCGACACCATCAGGGGCTTCATCGGGATCGGCTTGTCGAACAGCCATGACACGATCACGGCCGTCACGATCATGATGTCGCGCGACACCACGAGGATGACGAGCCAGCGCGGCACCGCACCCCAGATGCCGAGCGCCACGAAGATGGAAACCAGAAGTGCCTTGTCGGCAAGCGGGTCGAGCAGGGCGCCCAGTTCACTCGACATGTTGAAGCGCTTGGCGAGAAAGCCATCGACGGCGTCGCTGACCCCTGCAATGACGAAAATCGCAAACGCGATTTCCATCTGGCTGGAAACGATCGCCCAGACGATGACCGGCACCAGAATGATGCGCCCCAGCGTAATGATATTTGGAATGCTCAACTCGGTCGCTTCCCGGCTCCCGGCCTAAATCCGGCCCCTGGCGGGTACAGCCGGCTCTTATCTACATAGTATATGCGCCAAGCGCTTGCGAGCCATTGCAGGATCGCGGAATTCCTCGTAACCAGCCGTCATCATACTGGAATTTGGGCATGAACGACCGCAAAAACGGGCTGACTTACGCGGATTCGGGCGTCGATATCGATGCGGGCAACCGCCTGGTCGATCTCATCAAGCCGATGGTGCGCGCCACCGCCCGGGCTGGCGCCGATGCCGAAATCGGCGGTTTTGGCGGCTTGTTCGACCTCAAGGCGGCGGGTTTCAAGGATCCGGTGCTGGTGGCGGCGACCGACGGCGTCGGCACCAAGGTCAAGATCGCGATCGAGACCGGCCTGCATGGCGGTATCGGCATCGACCTGGTGGCAATGTCGGTCAACGACCTCGTCGTGCAGGGCGCGGAACCGTTGTTCTTCCTCGACTATTTCGCCTGTGGCAAGTTGGACCCCGACGCCGCGGCGGCCATCGTGGCAGGCGTCGCCGAGGGCTGCCGGGAGTCCGGCTGCGCCCTGATCGGCGGCGAGACCGCCGAGATGCCGGGGCTCTACAAGGACGGCGATTACGACCTCGCAGGCTTTGCGGTGGGGGCTGCCGAGCGCGGCACGCTGTTGCCGACCGCGGACATTGCCGTGGGCGACGCCGTGATCGGATTGGCCTCATCCGGTGTTCATTCCAACGGCTTTTCGCTAGTCCGCAAAATCGTCGCACAATCCCGCGTGGCTTTCGATGCGCCGGCGCCGTTCTCGCCGGTCATGACGCTGGGCGGCGCGCTGCTGACGCCGACGCGGCTCTATGTGAAATCCTGCCTGCGCGCGATCCGCGAAACCGGCGCGATCAAGGGGCTTGCCCATATCACCGGCGGCGGCTTCACCGACAACATCCCACGCGTGCTGCCAAAGCACCTCGGCGTCGGCATCGATCTGGCGCGGCTGCCGGTGCTGCCCGTGTTCAAATGGCTGGCGGAGCAGGGCGGCATCGCCGAACTCGAAATGCTGCGCACCTTCAACTGCGGCATCGGCATGGTCGCCATCGTCAAGCCGGATGCGGTCGAGAAGGTGACGGAGATCCTGACTGAAAGCGGCGAGACCGTCGCCTTGCTCGGCGAAGTGATCCCGGCTGCGAGCGAACATCGCGTGGCCTACAACGGCCATCTCGATCTCGCGCAATGAAGCGCCGGGTCGCCATCCTGATCTCGGGGCGTGGGTCGAACATGGCCGCGCTGATCGATGCGGCGAAGGCTGCGGATTTTCCGGCCGAGATCGTCGCCGTCATTTCCAACCGGGCCGATGCGCCTGGGCTCGCGAAGGCAGCTGCGAGCGGCATCCCGACACTGGTTGTCGAGAGCAAGCCGTTCGGCAAGGACCGCGCGGGCTTTGAGGCCGTCCTGCAGCGGGCGCTGGATGAAAAGCAGGTCGAACTGATCTGCCTCGGCGGATTCATGCGGCTGTTCACCGCCGAATTCGTGCAGCGCTGGTACGGAAAAATGCTCAACATCCATCCCTCGCTGCTACCATCCTTTCCGGGTCTCGATCCGCACGGTCAGGCGCTGCAGGCCGGGGTCAAGATCTCGGGCGCGACCGTGCACTTCGTGATTCCCGAAACCGACGCCGGCCCGATCGTGATGCAAGGCGCGGTGACGGTGGCCGACGACGATACGGCAGAGACGTTGTCGCAGCGCATTCTCGGCATCGAGCATCGCATCTACCCCGAGGCACTGCGCTTGCTTGCCAGCGGAAAGCTCCGCCTCGAAGGCGAGATCTGCAAGGTCGCCGACGGAGCCGACCGCGACGGCACCCTGATTTCGCCGCGGACGATCTGATATTATCCGCAAGGTGTGCGCGAACGAGCGCGGCGACCGCGCTCCGCTAAATCTATCGAGGTTTCCATGATCACGCTCTATGGCTCCGGGCCCAATTTCGGCCTTCCCGACGCAAGCCCGTTCGTGACCAAGGCCGAGACCTTGCTACGGATGTCGAAACTGCCGTTCAGAAAAGCGCCGATGAGCTTTTCGAAGGCGCCCAAAGGCAAAATTTCCTACATCGAGGACGACGGCCAATTGCTCGGCGATTCCACGCTGATCCGCTGGCATCTCGAAAAGAAATACGGCATCGATTTCGACCAGGGCCTCAGCGCTGAGCAGCTCGCCATCTCCTGGGCCTTCGAGAAGATGGCGGAGGATAATCTCTACTGGGCCAGCGTCTACTTCCGCTGGATGATCGAGGACAATTTCCGCAAAGGTCCGGTCAATTTCTTCAGGGGCGTGCCGGCGCCGGTCCGGCCGGTCGTGGTTTCGATGGTCCGCCGCCGCCTGCGCAAGACGCTGCACGGCCAGGGAATCGGCCGTCACTCCAAAGACGAGATCACCGCGATCGGGATCCGCTCGATCGACGCGATGGCGGCCTATCTCGGCGACAAGCCGTTTTTCATGGGTAGAGAGCCCGCCGGCATCGACGCCACGATGTTCGCCTTCGCGGTCTGTGCGATTTGTCCGCTGTTCGAGTCGGATTTGCAGCGGGCGGCCGCAAGCCATGCCAACCTGCGGCGCTATGTCGGCCGGATGACCGCGCGATTTTATCCGGAACTCAGCGAGATCGCCGGCTGCGGGGCGGCGGCCTGAATTCCAGGGCTGGGCGCAAACAAAATCCCCCGGCGAGGCCGGGGGCAATTTGCGTCGATGAAGTCTACGTGACCTTGAGGTTTTCCGCGGACGTCTTGCCGCGGTTTTCGACAAGGTCGTACTCGACGTGCTGGTTCTCGTTGAGAGTGGTGAGCCCCGCACGCTCGACGGCCGAGATGTGGACGAACACGTCCTTCTCGCCGACCGCCGGCTTGATGAACCCATACCCCTTGGTGGGGTTGAACCACTTGACGCTGCCCTTGTGCATCGCCATCGCCTGTCTCCAAGTTTGGTCTAGATACAAAAAAGACGCGGCCACGTTTTCCACGTGCCACGCCACAAACGGGCTTCCCGGTAGCTGCTAGATTTCCTGCTCGCGAAACGCACAGTCGAACGGCCTGAATCCGATTGCGCTTGGGATTGCAACACGAAATTTGGGCGTTCGCAAGGTTCTGGCGGGCTCCGGTAAATCGTCCTGGTGTCGCGGGCTGTGGCAGCCGAACCACAATCGCGCCTATTCGGCAGTGCGCCGATTGACCGTTTGCGCGAACTAGGGGCAAATCGTTACGGTTTATCGGCATTTGCGCATTTTTTCGGGCTGGCGCCTTCGCCCTCTGGAATGGACTACATGCGCGGCTCACGGCGGCCTTCGCGAGCATGGAGAATCGGAACCGGGCGCGCGCTTGCATGTCTGGCCGCGATTGCGTTCGCGCTCATCACCGCCATGTCCGCCGCCCACGCGCAATCGCCGACGTCCACGCCAACCCCGACACCCACGCCTTCGCCGACGCCTAGCCCGACTCTGACCATGATCAATTCGACGGTCTCATCAAGCGCGACACTGACCAATCTCGGCAGCAATTTCCTGGAACGGCTGGGCAGCCAGTCGAGCAATGGTTTCAACCGTCTGCAGCGGACCAATCCGGGCGGGGGCGGCGCCTCCGAGAGCACGGAAGCGCCGCGCTACCGGACCTGGTTCGAAGGCTACGGGAACTGGACCAAGAACGGCGCGGTCGGCGATTTCGTCGGCGACAGCAGAAAGACCTGGGGCGGCGTGGCCGGCATTGGCGCGCGCGTGATGTCGGGCGTCAATATCGGCTTCTCGGTCGACCAGAGCCGCTCGGCGATCGATATTCCGCTGGCGCTGCAATCGGCCACCATCGACCTGACTCAGCTCGGTTTCACGGCCTCCGTCGACAGCGGGCCGTGGACCTGGGCCAGCGCAGTCGTGCACGGCTTTGGCAACATCAATTCGCGCCGAGACACGGGGCTCGGGATTGCGACCGCCGGATACAATGCGCGGCTCGACGGCGTGTTGAGCGAGATCAGCTATTACTGGTCCAAGGACCAGGGACGCGTCGTGCCCAAGGCCGCGTTCGAATATGTCCGCGCGCGGACCGGATCGCTGCAGGAGATCGGCGGCCTCGATCCCGTGGCGGCAACGGGCGCCACCGTGGAGCGCGCGCGGCTGCTGATCGGCGCGGAGATCGGCCACTACTGGATCTTCGATGGCAAGATTTTCGACCTTTCAGGTTACGGCAAGTTCGTCGACAATGTCGTGCAGAATTTCTCCGACATCACGGTCACCCTTGGCGCCCAAAGCCTCACGCTGCAGGGCATCGGCGAGAGCCGGTATGGCGCCGACGCCGGCGCCTCGGCCTCGCTGAGCCTGACCAACACCGCGCGCCTCTACGTCAATTACGACGGAAAATTCCGCGCCGCGATGCAGTCGCACCAAGGCACGCTCGGGCTGGAATTGAAATGGTAGCGAGCTGTACTAGTTCGGCCCACCGCGCCATGCACGGCCGGGCCCGCCACTCGGGCGGCGGCTCGGATATTTCGCGCTCGTTCAAGTGATGACGATTACGATTGTCACATGTCAGGCTCTATCGGCTTATCGATCGCCTCGCCGCTCTCGGCCCAGTCCTTGAAGGCGCCGAGATTGTAGACATTGGGGTACCCCATATCCTTGAGCACCTTGCCGCCAAGCGCGGATCGTCCGCCGGACGCGCAATAGAGGATGACCGTCTTGTCCTTGGCAAAACTCTTGTCGTGGTAGGGCGTCTCGGGATCGGCGCGGAACTCCAGCATGCCGCGGGAGACATGGATGGCTCCTGCGACCTTGCCGCTCTTCTCCACTTCCGGCGCGTCACGCACATCGACGACGAGGGTGTTTCCTTTCGCAATCATTTCCTTGGCCTGCGCGGGCGTGATGCGCGGCACCGCTGCGTTGGCGGCTTCCATCATCTGTTTGACGCTGGTGGTCATAGTCATCTCCTCTTATGCTCGGTTGAAAGTCCTGGGTTGAAAAAATCTCTTCATCAGATTGCTCGACCGACCGTCATCGCCTTGCGAAAATCGGCGTCTGCGTCGATGAAGGCCGGCTCCGGGCCGGCGCCGACCGCATCGAAAAACCGCGCGACGAAACAGCGGAACGCGGCGCAGAGCGCGATGTCGCAGATCTGGACGTCGGTGAAGCCCACCGCCCGCAGCCGCTCGATGTCTTTCGCCGTCACGCGGGACGCGTCGCTTGCGATCGTCTCGGCATAGCGCAGCATTTCGACGTCCCGTTCGCTTAGTCGCGCCGAGGCGAAGTTGCGTCGCACGGCCATAACCGCTTCCTTCGAGCCGAGGTCAGCGAGAAGCTGCTTGCCGTACACGTGCGAGCAGTAGGTGGACGGCACCTGCTTTGCTGCGACGAATGTGATCAGCCGCCAGTCGCGCGGACTTAGCGAGAAGCCGGTGCGGATCTTGTCGGCGAACTCCTGGTAGATCGGCAGAAGATCCGGCCGCGCGGTCCAGCAGCGCGTCGCGGACATTACGAAGCCGCTCTGGGCTTTCTGCGCCGTGTAGAGCTCGGCGATGCGGCCTGTCGCCTCAGTTTCGTCAACCGTCTTGAGAAACATCCAAAATCTCCGTTCGTGAAACAATTTCCGCGGCCAGTGTCGCATAAAATCCGGCCGGTTCTGCCACGACGGACCGGCTATGGCCCGATCGACCGCATCGGGCGGGCCGGGAAAGCTCGCTTCAACCGAACCGGACGGTGAACTAAGGCCGGGCCAGCGTTGACACAATGATCGGGGCGCTCAGATTCTTTGCCGAGACGCCACGCACCGTTTAGTGATCCAGCCCTGGAGGCCAAATGGACGTTTTGTCCGAGGTTCTGCGCGTCATCCGTGTGTCGGGCGCCATTCATTTCAATGCCGAGTTTACGCGGCCATGGTCGGTCGTGACCTCCCCACCGGACTTGCTGGCTTCGCGGTTGATGCCGGGCGCGGAAGCGATCACGCTGTTTCATCTGGCAATGAACGCCGGCTGCTGGATCACATGCGGCAAGCTCGAACCGATCAGGATTGAGGCCGGCGACGTTCTGGTGTTTCCGCGCGGCGATCAGCACGTCATGACCAGCGACCCGGGGCTTGCTCCCGTCACGATTGCCAGCATCTTCCCCAAGGCGTCGGCCGAGCAGATCACCTGGGTGAAGCATGGCGGGGGCGGGGAGGAGACGCGCTTTGTTTGCGGCTACCTGCATTCCGACCAACGGTTCGGGCCGCTGCTCGATGCGATGCCGGCATTCATTTGCGTCCGCCTGCGCAATGGCAAGGTCATCCTCGACGCATTTTCTGATACCGCGCGCTATGCGGAGCCGGTCACGCTCGATCAGGAGGCCGGCTGGTGGCAGGCTGCGACCGGTCAGCTCATCGCCGAAGCGATGCGGCCAGGTCCCGGAAACCGCGCCATGCTCGCGCGCTTGTCCGAGCTGCTCTTCATGGAGGTGGTGCGCTGGCAGCTGATCCATGTCGCCGAGGGGCGTCGCGGCTGGCTGGCGGGCCTCAACGATCCCCATGTCGGCCGGGCGCTGACGCTGCTTCACGCCGAGCCGGCGCGGCCCTGGACCGTCGAGGAACTGGCAGACCGCGCGGCGATCTCGCGCGCCGCGCTGGGCAAGCGCTTCGTCGAGCTGGTCGGCGAGGCGCCGATGACGTATCTGGCCGGATGGCGGATGCACCTCGCCAGGCGACTGCTTCGCGATAGCAGCCTCAGCCTTGCCGAGATCGCTTCCCGTGTCGGCTACGAATCCGAAGCCGCCTTCAATCGCGCCTTCAGCCGCCTCGTCGGCGCGCCTCCCGGCACATGGCGGCAGAGCAAGGGGCTGTCGCAGGTCGGTGCATGAGGCGGCTGTGCCGCGATTCGATCGAAGGATGGCGCGGTGCGCAGCCGCAGAAGTGCGGTCTCGGAATCTCGATGCCGATCGTGACGCCGGTCGACGCTTCGGATCGGGAAGCCGCCCACCCGGCGGCCTACTTGAGCAGCATCCGGGAAACGTTCTCGGAAGTTGTTACTCACGTCCGATCGACCCGGACGACCCTGCCTTTTTCGATCGCAAGCGCCAGTCTGCCGTGCTTCAGTGCCAGCGCCGCTTCGCCGAACAATTCGCGGCGCCAGCCGTGGAGGGCAGCGACGTCGGCGTGGTCGTCGGCGGCGATCTGGTCGAGATCGTCGACGGTCGCGATCACCTTGCTGGCGACGGCGTGGCGCTCCGACGTCATCCGCAGCAGCACTTTCAGGAGCTCGACGGTCGCGGCGCCATTCGAACCGCCGCGCGGTTTTTCGATCTTCGGCAAGGTGGCGTGATCGCGGGCGAGGCCGCGCTGCACGGCGGCGATGATGTCGCTGCCCCATTTGGAGCGGTCAAAGCCCTTCGGCAACGAGCGCAGGCCGGCAAGGCGCTCGAGCGAGGTCGGGGCGTGGGTGGCGATGTCGCCGACTGCATCGTCCTTCAGCACGCGTGAGCGCGGCACGTCGCGGCTTTGCGCTTCCTGCTCGCGCCAGGCCGCGACTTCCATCAGCACGGCAAGCTCTTTCGGCTTCCGCACCCGTGTCTTCAGCCGCTCCCAGGCGCGCTCGGGGTGGAAATCGTAGGTCCTTGGCGAGGTCAGGACTTCCATCTCCTCGCTGACCCAGTCGCTGCGGCCGCGCTTCTTCAGGTCGGCATCGAGGGCGGCAAAGACGTCGCGCAAATGAGTGACGTCGGAGATCGCGTAATGCATCTGCTCCGGCGTCAGCGGCCGGCGCGACCAGTCGGTGAAGCGATGGGTCTTGTCCGGCCGGTGACCGGTGACGCGCTCGACGAGCTGGTCATAGGCGATGCTGTCGCCATAGCCCAGCACCATCGCCGCGACCTGCGTATCGAAGATCGGGTGCGGAATGGTGCCGGACTGGTGCCAGACGATCTCGATGTCCTGGCGGGCGGCGTGAAACACCTTCAGCACCGCCTCGTTGCCCATCAGGTCGAAGAACGGCTTGAGGTCGATGCCGGGCGCCAGCGTGTCGATCACGACGGCTTCGTCCGCGCTTGCCATCTGCACGACGCAGAGCAGGGGGTAGTACGTCGTTTCCCGCAGGAACTCGGTATCGACTGTGATGACCTTGTGTTGGGCGAGCCGGGAGCAGGCGGCGGCGAGGTCGGAAGTGGTGGTAATCAGATCCATGAACAATCCATGACGCGTCGGACAGGCGTTCTGCCGAAAACGCTGATATGTCAAGGGTGTCGCGGAGGATTTGAGCCTTGCATTTGAGCCTGAGCACGGCTTTTTTGCGTCGGCTTGAGGGCCGGACCCAGAACGTCATCGCCTGGCTTGACCGGGCGACCCAGTATCCCAGAGACGCTGGTGATTAATCGAGAGGCCGCGGCGTCCTGGATACCCGCCTTCGCGGTATGACGGTGCTGAAGTCGATCACTCGTAGCGCACGTGCCGCGGCCAGCGCCGGCCGGACGGGATCGCGAGCACGATGAGGCAGAGCGCAATCAGCACCATTCCCATGAATTCGAAAGCAAAGGCGTCCACGGCAATTCTCCCCTGATAAACCGATAGAATTGTGGGGAGCGCGTTGACCGTTTCTTAATTTTTGGAACCGGGAGTGGCCGCGCGTGCGCGGATGGTGGATGGGCGCTTAAGGATCGCGGTTAACGGGCGGGTGCGGCGCGAGGGGTACACGCTTCCAACTCCCACCAACGTTACATCTTCTCAACCTCTCGGCGCGCAGATTGCCGACCGCACGCTGGTGGACCAAGAGAACCTAACATGAAATGGCTTGGAATTGCCTTTGCCCTGATTCTCGGCGCTCTGGTGCTGTACGACATATCGTACCCCAGCCTGACGCTGCGATACCGTTTGGTGCTTGAGGCCGAGGTTGATGGCGAACCCAAGATTGGATCGAGCGTCGTCGAAGTCACCTACAGCAAGCAATCCAGATTCGCTGGTCAGAGTGATCTTGCAGGCAGTTACCGAGGGGAGGCCGTCGTCCTCGATCTCGGATCGCGCGGGACGCTGTTTGCGCTGCTGAACGCCGGCTCCGACAGTCGGTCGATGCCGGAGTCGATCATTCTGCGCGCGTTCAATTTCGACGGTGGCGCATTTCCCGGCCCCACGGTGGACGAGGGACTCAAAAAGCTTCGGCAATTGCCCGGCAAGCGCGAACTGCCGTTGACAAGCCTTCCGATGCTGGTTCGCTTTCGCGATCTCAACGATCCGATGACGGTAGAAAAAGTCGATCCGCTCGACATCAGCAAGAGCTTCGGCGGTGGCGCAAGGCTGGTGCGTGCCACACTCGAAATCGTGCCTGTAGGAATTTGGCCGCTCAATTCGTTCGGCATGACCGGCGAGCCGATAACGACGGGAGTCGAGAAGAGGCTCCCTTGGTTGATCGGGATGACGAGCAACATCGACGGGACGTCATCTACCTCGAGCACTGTCTTATCGAACGTGCTGCATGTGGGTGACTTCAAAGGGAGGTAGATCACCTATCGCGACGTCACGTCCCGCAAAACGTCCGCAGCACGCGCTGGTCGGGGAGCGGCGGCTCTGTGTAGGCCGCGAACTCCGGCTGATCCTCATACGGCTTCGACAGCACCGTCAGCAATTCCTCGAACGGCGCGTAGTCGTTGTTCACGGCCGCTGCGATCACGGCTTCGACGCGGTGGTTGCGTGCGATGAAAGCCGGATTCACCGCGCGCATCGCGGCCTGCCGTTCGGCGGCGGATTGCGGTTCGTCGGCGAGGCGCTGGCGCCAGCGTGCGGCCCACTCGTCGTAAGCGGCGGGATCGGTGAACTGATCGCGAACCTTGTTCTCGGCGGGATCGCCGGCGGCATCGGTGAGGCGTCGGAAGGTGAGGGTGAAATCGGCCGTGTTCTTCGCCATGGCGTCGAGCAGATCCTGGATCAAAGCTTCGTCGCCGTCGCGTTCGGTGAACAGGCCGATCTTTTTGCGCAGTCCGGCCTGATAGGTGGCAGTGAATTTCTCTGCGAATTCGCCGAGGATGAACTGCGCCTGTTCGATCGCCTTGTCCTGGTCGTCGGAGAACAGCCGCAGCAGGCATTCGGCGAGCCGCGTCAGATTCCACAGCGCGATGCGCGGCTGGTTGGCATAGGCGTAGCGACCCATCTCGTCGATCGACGAGAACACCTGCGCGGGGTTGTATTCGTCCATGAAGGCGCAGGGGCCGTAGTCGATGGTCTCGCCGGAGATCGAAGTGTTATCGGTGTTCATCACGCCATGGATGAAGCCGACCAGAAGCCAGCGCGCGACGAGATCGGCCTGGCGGGCGACGACGGCTTCGAGCAACGCATGATAGGGACGCTCGGCCTTCGCGACATCGGGATAGTGCCGCGCGATGACGTGGTCGGCGAGCGCCCGCACGCCCTCAGTGTCGCCGCGCGCAGCGAAAAACTGGAAGGTGCCGACACGGACATGGCTTGCGGCGACACGCGTGAGCACCGCGCCGGGCAGCATGGTCTCGCGCATCACGCCCTCGCCAGTGACGACGGCGGCGAGCGAACGGGTGGTGGGGATGCCGAGCGCAAACATCGCCTCACTGACGATGTATTCGCGCAAGACCGGCCCAAGCGCGGCGCGGCCGTCACCCCGGCGCGAAAATGGCGTAGGCCCGCTGCCCTTGAGCTGGATGTCGCGGCGGACGCCGTCCTTGTCGATGACCTCGCCGAGCAGGATGGCGCGGCCATCGCCGAGCTGGGGCACGAACTGGCCGAACTGGTGGCCGGCATAGACCATCGCGATCGGATCGGCGCCCTCAGGCACGCGCTTTCCGGCGAGGATTTCCGCGCCTTCCGAGCTCTCCAGCACATCTGGATCGAGGCCGAGCTGGATAGCCAACGCCCGGTTCAGCTTGATCAGCCTCGGGGCGGCGACCGGGGTAGGGGCCACACGGGCGAAAAAATTCGCCGGCAACGCCGAATAGGTGTT contains:
- a CDS encoding protein adenylyltransferase SelO, coding for MTIHFPFQNTYSALPANFFARVAPTPVAAPRLIKLNRALAIQLGLDPDVLESSEGAEILAGKRVPEGADPIAMVYAGHQFGQFVPQLGDGRAILLGEVIDKDGVRRDIQLKGSGPTPFSRRGDGRAALGPVLREYIVSEAMFALGIPTTRSLAAVVTGEGVMRETMLPGAVLTRVAASHVRVGTFQFFAARGDTEGVRALADHVIARHYPDVAKAERPYHALLEAVVARQADLVARWLLVGFIHGVMNTDNTSISGETIDYGPCAFMDEYNPAQVFSSIDEMGRYAYANQPRIALWNLTRLAECLLRLFSDDQDKAIEQAQFILGEFAEKFTATYQAGLRKKIGLFTERDGDEALIQDLLDAMAKNTADFTLTFRRLTDAAGDPAENKVRDQFTDPAAYDEWAARWRQRLADEPQSAAERQAAMRAVNPAFIARNHRVEAVIAAAVNNDYAPFEELLTVLSKPYEDQPEFAAYTEPPLPDQRVLRTFCGT
- the purM gene encoding phosphoribosylformylglycinamidine cyclo-ligase; the encoded protein is MNDRKNGLTYADSGVDIDAGNRLVDLIKPMVRATARAGADAEIGGFGGLFDLKAAGFKDPVLVAATDGVGTKVKIAIETGLHGGIGIDLVAMSVNDLVVQGAEPLFFLDYFACGKLDPDAAAAIVAGVAEGCRESGCALIGGETAEMPGLYKDGDYDLAGFAVGAAERGTLLPTADIAVGDAVIGLASSGVHSNGFSLVRKIVAQSRVAFDAPAPFSPVMTLGGALLTPTRLYVKSCLRAIRETGAIKGLAHITGGGFTDNIPRVLPKHLGVGIDLARLPVLPVFKWLAEQGGIAELEMLRTFNCGIGMVAIVKPDAVEKVTEILTESGETVALLGEVIPAASEHRVAYNGHLDLAQ
- the purN gene encoding phosphoribosylglycinamide formyltransferase, which encodes MKRRVAILISGRGSNMAALIDAAKAADFPAEIVAVISNRADAPGLAKAAASGIPTLVVESKPFGKDRAGFEAVLQRALDEKQVELICLGGFMRLFTAEFVQRWYGKMLNIHPSLLPSFPGLDPHGQALQAGVKISGATVHFVIPETDAGPIVMQGAVTVADDDTAETLSQRILGIEHRIYPEALRLLASGKLRLEGEICKVADGADRDGTLISPRTI
- a CDS encoding AraC family transcriptional regulator produces the protein MDVLSEVLRVIRVSGAIHFNAEFTRPWSVVTSPPDLLASRLMPGAEAITLFHLAMNAGCWITCGKLEPIRIEAGDVLVFPRGDQHVMTSDPGLAPVTIASIFPKASAEQITWVKHGGGGEETRFVCGYLHSDQRFGPLLDAMPAFICVRLRNGKVILDAFSDTARYAEPVTLDQEAGWWQAATGQLIAEAMRPGPGNRAMLARLSELLFMEVVRWQLIHVAEGRRGWLAGLNDPHVGRALTLLHAEPARPWTVEELADRAAISRAALGKRFVELVGEAPMTYLAGWRMHLARRLLRDSSLSLAEIASRVGYESEAAFNRAFSRLVGAPPGTWRQSKGLSQVGA
- a CDS encoding autotransporter outer membrane beta-barrel domain-containing protein, whose translation is MRGSRRPSRAWRIGTGRALACLAAIAFALITAMSAAHAQSPTSTPTPTPTPSPTPSPTLTMINSTVSSSATLTNLGSNFLERLGSQSSNGFNRLQRTNPGGGGASESTEAPRYRTWFEGYGNWTKNGAVGDFVGDSRKTWGGVAGIGARVMSGVNIGFSVDQSRSAIDIPLALQSATIDLTQLGFTASVDSGPWTWASAVVHGFGNINSRRDTGLGIATAGYNARLDGVLSEISYYWSKDQGRVVPKAAFEYVRARTGSLQEIGGLDPVAATGATVERARLLIGAEIGHYWIFDGKIFDLSGYGKFVDNVVQNFSDITVTLGAQSLTLQGIGESRYGADAGASASLSLTNTARLYVNYDGKFRAAMQSHQGTLGLELKW
- the rnd gene encoding ribonuclease D is translated as MDLITTTSDLAAACSRLAQHKVITVDTEFLRETTYYPLLCVVQMASADEAVVIDTLAPGIDLKPFFDLMGNEAVLKVFHAARQDIEIVWHQSGTIPHPIFDTQVAAMVLGYGDSIAYDQLVERVTGHRPDKTHRFTDWSRRPLTPEQMHYAISDVTHLRDVFAALDADLKKRGRSDWVSEEMEVLTSPRTYDFHPERAWERLKTRVRKPKELAVLMEVAAWREQEAQSRDVPRSRVLKDDAVGDIATHAPTSLERLAGLRSLPKGFDRSKWGSDIIAAVQRGLARDHATLPKIEKPRGGSNGAATVELLKVLLRMTSERHAVASKVIATVDDLDQIAADDHADVAALHGWRRELFGEAALALKHGRLALAIEKGRVVRVDRT
- a CDS encoding glutathione S-transferase family protein, which translates into the protein MITLYGSGPNFGLPDASPFVTKAETLLRMSKLPFRKAPMSFSKAPKGKISYIEDDGQLLGDSTLIRWHLEKKYGIDFDQGLSAEQLAISWAFEKMAEDNLYWASVYFRWMIEDNFRKGPVNFFRGVPAPVRPVVVSMVRRRLRKTLHGQGIGRHSKDEITAIGIRSIDAMAAYLGDKPFFMGREPAGIDATMFAFAVCAICPLFESDLQRAAASHANLRRYVGRMTARFYPELSEIAGCGAAA
- a CDS encoding rhodanese-like domain-containing protein, encoding MTTSVKQMMEAANAAVPRITPAQAKEMIAKGNTLVVDVRDAPEVEKSGKVAGAIHVSRGMLEFRADPETPYHDKSFAKDKTVILYCASGGRSALGGKVLKDMGYPNVYNLGAFKDWAESGEAIDKPIEPDM
- a CDS encoding carboxymuconolactone decarboxylase family protein, whose translation is MFLKTVDETEATGRIAELYTAQKAQSGFVMSATRCWTARPDLLPIYQEFADKIRTGFSLSPRDWRLITFVAAKQVPSTYCSHVYGKQLLADLGSKEAVMAVRRNFASARLSERDVEMLRYAETIASDASRVTAKDIERLRAVGFTDVQICDIALCAAFRCFVARFFDAVGAGPEPAFIDADADFRKAMTVGRAI
- a CDS encoding cold-shock protein — its product is MHKGSVKWFNPTKGYGFIKPAVGEKDVFVHISAVERAGLTTLNENQHVEYDLVENRGKTSAENLKVT
- a CDS encoding CDP-alcohol phosphatidyltransferase family protein; protein product: MSIPNIITLGRIILVPVIVWAIVSSQMEIAFAIFVIAGVSDAVDGFLAKRFNMSSELGALLDPLADKALLVSIFVALGIWGAVPRWLVILVVSRDIMIVTAVIVSWLFDKPIPMKPLMVSKLNTVAQVAFAALVLASLGFNFKPAPYDVILMGFVTVFTLVSVSLYLVEWVRHMSTIEAR